A window of the Brumimicrobium sp. genome harbors these coding sequences:
- the ssb gene encoding single-stranded DNA-binding protein — protein MLTLKNSVNLIGRLGQDPTITTFGENRKLARFSVATSDSYKDKKGEWVDTTTWHSIVAWGKTAELCEKLLKKGKEIALEGKLVNDTYETKEGEKRYKTEISIREFMLLNKENQDQLKDSKK, from the coding sequence ATGTTAACGTTAAAAAATTCAGTTAATTTAATCGGACGCTTAGGACAAGATCCTACAATCACCACTTTTGGGGAAAACAGAAAACTTGCACGTTTCAGTGTGGCCACAAGTGATTCTTATAAAGACAAAAAGGGCGAATGGGTGGACACTACCACATGGCATAGCATAGTTGCCTGGGGAAAAACAGCAGAACTGTGTGAGAAGTTATTAAAAAAAGGAAAAGAAATTGCTTTAGAAGGAAAATTAGTGAATGACACCTACGAAACGAAGGAAGGTGAAAAGCGCTATAAAACTGAGATTTCAATTCGTGAATTTATGCTTTTAAACAAAGAAAATCAGGATCAATTAAAAGATTCTAAAAAGTAA
- the ssb gene encoding single-stranded DNA-binding protein has protein sequence MKNQVQLIGNVGIDPEITNFESGKKKVRFTLATNEKYTDKEGQEHTKTFWHHLHAWGPTASYIAKSSKKGTQIAITGKIVTHNYQSKEGKQRAFTSIEVKNAVALS, from the coding sequence ATGAAAAATCAAGTTCAATTAATCGGAAATGTTGGTATAGATCCAGAAATCACCAATTTTGAAAGCGGAAAAAAGAAAGTACGTTTCACATTAGCAACCAATGAAAAATATACGGATAAGGAAGGGCAAGAACACACCAAAACCTTTTGGCATCATCTACATGCTTGGGGTCCAACTGCCAGCTACATCGCAAAATCCAGTAAGAAAGGAACGCAAATCGCTATTACCGGAAAGATAGTTACGCACAATTATCAATCAAAAGAAGGTAAACAACGTGCATTTACCTCTATCGAAGTAAAAAATGCAGTTGCATTGAGTTAA
- a CDS encoding LytTR family DNA-binding domain-containing protein produces the protein MTYKVVIIDDELATRKLIANMLKNSDAPIEVVGEAGSIESGLLLIKEEQPHIVLLDIQMPDGSGFDLLKKIKERNFEVIFITAHEEYAIRAIKFSALDYILKPIEEKELLHGITNALEVIEFKMDTSEHYNTLLNNIKNENKKLVIRTKTSVYVIDIKDIVYCQSDRNYTFFYLMDGKKILTSRLLKDYEDILVQSNFIRCHRSYIINLNHLDRYDRRDGGIVVMKDGSEIPISRSIKDKFIEILESL, from the coding sequence ATGACATATAAAGTAGTAATTATCGATGATGAATTAGCCACTCGTAAATTGATAGCAAACATGCTTAAAAACTCTGATGCACCTATTGAAGTGGTTGGAGAAGCGGGGAGTATTGAAAGTGGATTGCTTTTGATTAAGGAAGAACAACCACATATTGTTTTGCTTGATATTCAAATGCCAGATGGGTCTGGTTTTGACTTATTAAAGAAAATAAAAGAACGTAATTTTGAAGTGATTTTCATCACAGCCCATGAGGAATACGCTATACGAGCTATTAAATTCTCTGCATTAGATTATATACTCAAACCTATAGAAGAAAAAGAATTGCTACATGGAATAACGAATGCATTGGAGGTTATAGAGTTTAAGATGGATACAAGTGAACATTATAACACCTTATTGAATAATATTAAAAATGAAAATAAGAAACTTGTTATTCGTACCAAGACATCTGTTTATGTTATTGACATAAAGGATATTGTCTATTGTCAATCCGATCGTAATTATACTTTTTTCTATTTGATGGATGGGAAGAAAATTTTGACTTCGCGATTATTAAAGGATTATGAAGATATATTAGTTCAAAGTAATTTTATTCGTTGTCATCGCTCATATATTATTAATCTGAATCATCTGGATAGATATGACCGCAGGGATGGAGGAATTGTGGTTATGAAAGATGGTTCTGAAATTCCAATATCTCGCTCGATTAAAGATAAATTTATTGAAATTCTAGAGTCATTATAA
- a CDS encoding histidine kinase, with amino-acid sequence MQKLWLLLFLFSCSFIFGQELLVQKIQEAKNQHDKETVFIDWVSSLSQVNSSQFDSLIYQRNQFISSFSDDAEFNLLIIYLANRLLEGSLEKPKTNLFKLNASDQKLMMGLLKCYYRTEKVSISEYNNILKDSLKYTTNTKKSILWAVSTCVEGKSESAVKEYFAKALSFAKLSRVKTLTSSLLDVSTRFHLSLEYYDKALELQQLAIKYSEQNNLTGNLINHWITVGNIHFAMGNYKRAEESFFKAEVLSTKTKQNYLMGELYNCIGKLYSQQKKYTQAIDYYQKSLLKFYTINDFSGLAIVYRNMGKTYYIDKDYTLAQHNYILSEQFFNKTDLSTEKAELYYEMAKLNHVRREFNEAEKNVGKAIEMWKELSLFISLKKALLLAAQINYSRGNYKMASQYYEQYIHYNDSIGEVEINKKITELSELFQSEQKEHKIAEQERVIKEEANQKIFIKNQLESEQLRNRFIVTLLISIVLFSIGIILVIRFKNNKQKLILRHKELELQQALLRTQMNPHFIFNTISVIQSHIYNQDNSTALRFLMEFSKLMRLVLENSAKEFIPLDKELEINQHYLELQKLRFGDRFEFIIENKIEDFGIMVPPMIVQPFIENAIEHAELGKVEHGKIYLQYAIIDHYLTIIISDNGIGRKNAAKTLKKQDHTSMAIDLTNNRISLLNKKYKRNGYLTFDDLNKEKETGTVVTITTHYITNI; translated from the coding sequence ATGCAGAAACTTTGGTTACTTCTATTTTTATTCTCTTGTTCATTTATTTTTGGACAAGAATTACTGGTGCAAAAGATACAGGAAGCTAAAAATCAGCATGATAAAGAAACTGTTTTTATAGATTGGGTAAGTTCTTTATCTCAAGTGAATAGTTCTCAATTTGATTCTTTGATTTATCAACGGAACCAATTTATTTCATCCTTTTCAGATGATGCTGAATTTAATTTATTAATTATTTACTTAGCAAATCGACTTTTAGAAGGTTCCCTAGAAAAGCCCAAAACCAATCTTTTTAAATTAAATGCTTCAGATCAGAAGTTAATGATGGGTCTTTTAAAATGTTATTATAGAACTGAGAAAGTTAGCATATCAGAGTATAATAATATCTTAAAGGATAGTTTAAAATATACTACAAATACGAAAAAGTCTATTTTATGGGCTGTATCAACTTGTGTTGAAGGAAAATCAGAATCTGCAGTTAAAGAGTATTTTGCAAAAGCACTATCTTTTGCAAAATTAAGTCGAGTAAAGACTCTGACCTCCTCTTTATTAGATGTTTCAACTCGTTTTCATCTTAGCTTAGAATATTATGATAAAGCATTAGAATTACAGCAGCTGGCTATTAAATATTCCGAACAAAATAATTTAACTGGAAATCTAATTAACCATTGGATAACCGTTGGGAATATCCATTTTGCAATGGGAAATTACAAGCGAGCAGAAGAATCCTTCTTTAAGGCAGAGGTATTAAGTACGAAAACAAAACAGAATTACCTTATGGGTGAATTGTATAATTGTATTGGAAAACTATATAGTCAACAAAAGAAATATACACAGGCAATTGATTATTACCAAAAATCCTTATTAAAGTTTTATACAATTAATGACTTTTCTGGTTTAGCAATTGTTTATAGAAATATGGGTAAGACCTATTATATTGACAAGGATTATACCTTAGCTCAGCATAATTATATCTTAAGCGAGCAATTTTTTAATAAAACAGATCTCTCGACCGAAAAAGCGGAATTGTATTACGAGATGGCTAAGTTGAATCATGTAAGAAGGGAATTTAATGAAGCAGAAAAAAATGTGGGTAAGGCTATTGAAATGTGGAAAGAATTATCTCTTTTTATTTCCTTAAAGAAAGCCCTACTACTTGCAGCTCAAATTAATTATAGCAGAGGTAATTATAAAATGGCAAGTCAATATTATGAACAATATATTCATTATAATGATAGTATTGGAGAGGTAGAGATAAATAAGAAGATTACTGAGTTAAGTGAATTATTTCAATCTGAGCAGAAGGAACATAAAATTGCAGAGCAAGAAAGAGTAATAAAGGAAGAAGCAAATCAAAAAATATTTATAAAGAATCAATTAGAATCTGAGCAATTAAGAAATAGATTTATTGTCACTCTTCTTATCTCTATTGTATTATTCTCTATAGGTATTATTCTTGTTATACGATTTAAGAATAATAAACAAAAATTAATTTTGCGCCATAAAGAATTGGAATTGCAACAGGCATTACTTCGGACTCAAATGAATCCACATTTTATTTTCAATACAATATCTGTTATTCAGAGCCATATTTATAATCAAGACAATTCAACTGCACTCCGATTTTTAATGGAATTTTCTAAATTGATGCGTCTAGTGTTAGAGAATAGTGCCAAAGAATTTATTCCTCTAGATAAGGAACTAGAAATAAATCAGCATTATTTGGAACTTCAGAAATTGCGTTTTGGAGATCGTTTTGAGTTTATAATTGAAAATAAAATCGAGGACTTTGGTATTATGGTTCCCCCTATGATTGTCCAACCATTTATTGAGAATGCGATTGAGCATGCAGAATTAGGAAAGGTTGAACATGGAAAAATTTATTTGCAATATGCAATTATAGATCATTATTTAACCATTATTATCTCTGATAATGGGATTGGTAGAAAAAATGCTGCTAAAACATTGAAAAAACAAGATCATACGAGTATGGCAATTGATTTAACCAATAATCGAATATCTCTTCTTAATAAGAAATATAAGAGAAATGGTTATCTTACCTTCGATGATTTGAATAAAGAAAAAGAAACCGGTACTGTTGTTACAATTACAACTCATTACATAACAAATATATAA
- the ssb gene encoding single-stranded DNA-binding protein, with protein MRVQQMNHVNLIGQMCSDPTIIHFEDGRRMAKFSMSTKETYLDKDGSTKNNTNWHQITAWGRWVPVLEELGSKGLSLAIEGRLKSHFYKMNGRNKSFTEIEVNDMVIL; from the coding sequence ATGAGAGTACAACAAATGAATCACGTAAATTTAATCGGACAAATGTGTTCAGATCCAACCATCATACATTTTGAAGATGGAAGAAGAATGGCTAAATTTTCAATGTCGACTAAAGAAACCTATCTGGATAAGGATGGTTCAACAAAAAACAATACCAATTGGCATCAAATAACCGCTTGGGGGAGATGGGTACCTGTCTTAGAAGAGCTTGGCTCGAAAGGATTATCGCTCGCTATTGAGGGAAGATTGAAATCTCATTTTTACAAAATGAATGGCAGAAACAAATCCTTTACAGAGATAGAAGTTAACGACATGGTCATACTCTAA